In Xanthocytophaga agilis, a genomic segment contains:
- a CDS encoding TonB-dependent receptor domain-containing protein has translation MQKTLLTLCMGLLCLLVQAQAPTRVTIKGIIHDTAGAVLPAATVMLLQPKDSALVNFSRSDEKGTFEFKNVKNAPYILKISYVGYLPYQQTISVSATDVNDLGSLKVKPIAKELIEVVIKAARAPLSIKGDTIEYNAASFRVPPGSTVEDLLRRLPGIEVDGDGNIKAQGKDIKRVTVDGKTFFGDDPKAATKNLGAETLSKIQVYNDKSEQSKLTGVDDGKREKVMNLELKDEFKKGSFGKITLAGGTKERWAARGNYNRFNKKEQFSVIGYGNNINETGVNWEDYGEFKGNNSFNNYDNGDFGFGGGMIYYFSDGGGILNNFDGRGFTKNAGAGVNYNYTHQKTKFSTSYFYNQTRLNLDQFTNKQTLLDSSSFFTTDTTRKVDFRGNHSIGMRIEQMLDSSNTLIAKGNLRFSNSDVTDSQQQSYLTERQGLGSAVQINNGTTLNSFTLTSAVIYRHRFKKKGRSFAWSGGFNASSSNGNENLNSLTRYLTALDPNDQIRALGQLNDNNNKQSQLKTSALFLEPLSKKFYWETFYNFSSDFREVSKDAFNRLQNDARMDSLSAYYTNQIYYNRLGTSLRYSYSGINISLGMAGLRYDLEGKFANSASDENRSQIRRNFTAWTPNVGVDIEMKNNMYFSTGYSLNVQAPQLNDLQPVVNNNNPYYIITGNPDLSPEKSHQLNAFFYKFDPSTFTNINLSVNYSYYMSRVVYNQTINDSLVTFTRPENISGGSSFGTSLYAGKPIIKTKLTLNLSAGYNRSATPLFINGIRNETNNNSYNGRLGFTVTPNEKLLMTLSGNLNFNTINYSIEERQNQEIWRKGADVSLKWNFAKKFFLESNLNYTSYQNDRFNFNQDIPIFNASIRRLFLKDNKVEMRLAAFDILNKRRSITQNGSQNIITQQTALTLARYFMLSISYNVRGYSDKVKNNGGW, from the coding sequence ATGCAAAAAACACTACTTACGTTGTGTATGGGATTGCTTTGTCTGTTGGTTCAGGCTCAAGCCCCTACGCGAGTGACTATTAAAGGAATTATACATGATACTGCCGGAGCTGTATTGCCTGCTGCAACTGTCATGTTATTACAACCCAAAGATTCTGCTCTGGTAAATTTTTCCCGCTCAGACGAAAAAGGAACTTTTGAATTCAAGAATGTTAAGAATGCCCCATATATTCTAAAAATATCCTATGTTGGCTACTTACCTTACCAGCAAACTATTTCTGTCTCTGCTACAGATGTAAATGATCTGGGAAGTCTAAAAGTCAAACCTATTGCCAAAGAGCTAATCGAAGTGGTTATCAAGGCTGCGCGTGCCCCACTAAGCATCAAAGGAGATACTATTGAATACAATGCAGCTTCATTTCGTGTTCCTCCTGGTTCAACAGTGGAAGACCTTCTGCGTCGACTACCTGGAATTGAAGTCGATGGCGATGGAAACATCAAAGCTCAAGGAAAAGATATTAAACGAGTGACAGTAGATGGAAAAACTTTCTTTGGGGATGATCCGAAAGCTGCAACTAAAAACCTGGGTGCAGAAACATTGTCAAAGATTCAAGTATACAATGACAAATCAGAACAGTCTAAGTTAACAGGAGTAGATGATGGCAAACGCGAAAAGGTAATGAACCTGGAACTGAAAGATGAATTTAAGAAAGGGTCTTTTGGAAAAATTACGTTAGCAGGAGGAACTAAAGAACGTTGGGCTGCTCGTGGTAATTACAACCGATTTAATAAAAAAGAGCAGTTCTCTGTCATTGGATATGGAAATAATATTAACGAAACAGGTGTAAACTGGGAAGACTATGGTGAGTTTAAAGGGAATAACTCTTTTAACAATTATGACAATGGTGACTTTGGATTTGGGGGAGGCATGATATACTACTTTTCGGATGGCGGTGGCATTCTGAATAATTTCGATGGACGGGGCTTTACTAAAAATGCCGGAGCAGGAGTAAATTATAACTATACACACCAGAAAACAAAGTTCAGCACCAGCTACTTCTATAACCAAACCCGGTTAAACCTGGATCAGTTTACCAATAAACAAACTTTATTAGATTCTTCGTCTTTCTTTACAACAGATACTACCAGGAAAGTTGATTTTCGGGGTAATCATAGCATCGGTATGCGTATAGAACAAATGCTTGATTCCAGCAATACCCTTATTGCCAAGGGGAATCTCCGATTTAGTAACTCTGATGTTACAGATAGTCAACAACAAAGTTATCTGACAGAACGACAAGGGCTAGGGAGTGCGGTACAAATAAATAATGGAACAACGCTCAATTCATTTACATTAACCAGTGCGGTTATCTATCGCCATCGTTTTAAAAAGAAAGGACGTAGTTTTGCCTGGAGTGGTGGCTTTAATGCCAGCTCATCCAATGGAAATGAAAATCTAAACTCACTTACCCGTTATCTCACTGCGTTAGATCCCAATGATCAGATCAGGGCACTTGGACAACTCAATGATAATAACAACAAGCAGAGTCAGTTAAAGACAAGTGCTTTATTTTTAGAACCTTTGAGTAAGAAGTTTTACTGGGAGACATTCTATAACTTTAGTTCTGATTTCAGAGAAGTAAGTAAAGATGCTTTTAATCGTTTGCAGAATGATGCCCGTATGGATAGTTTGAGTGCCTATTATACCAATCAGATTTATTACAATCGACTGGGTACCAGTCTACGATATTCATACTCTGGCATAAATATATCTTTGGGTATGGCTGGATTACGATACGATTTGGAGGGAAAGTTTGCTAACAGTGCTTCAGATGAGAATCGTAGTCAGATCAGACGCAATTTTACAGCCTGGACACCAAATGTGGGAGTTGATATTGAAATGAAGAATAATATGTATTTTAGTACAGGTTATTCACTAAATGTACAGGCTCCCCAACTGAATGATCTCCAGCCAGTAGTAAATAACAATAATCCCTATTACATTATTACTGGTAATCCAGATCTTTCTCCTGAAAAAAGTCACCAGTTGAACGCCTTCTTCTACAAATTTGACCCTTCTACTTTTACCAATATTAATCTCTCAGTCAATTATAGTTATTATATGAGTCGGGTAGTGTACAACCAAACTATTAATGACTCTCTGGTGACATTTACACGTCCTGAGAATATTTCGGGAGGTAGTAGCTTTGGTACATCACTATATGCTGGAAAGCCAATTATCAAAACCAAACTAACCCTTAATCTGAGTGCCGGATATAATAGAAGTGCCACTCCTCTATTTATCAATGGCATTCGTAATGAAACTAACAATAATAGTTACAATGGGCGGCTTGGTTTTACTGTGACTCCAAATGAAAAGCTATTGATGACATTGAGTGGCAATCTTAACTTCAACACAATTAATTATTCTATTGAAGAACGTCAGAACCAGGAGATCTGGAGAAAAGGAGCAGATGTTTCTCTGAAATGGAATTTTGCCAAGAAGTTTTTCCTGGAAAGTAATCTAAACTATACTTCCTATCAGAATGATCGGTTTAACTTCAATCAGGATATTCCTATTTTCAATGCCTCCATACGTCGCCTTTTCCTGAAGGATAACAAAGTAGAAATGCGACTGGCTGCCTTTGATATTTTGAATAAACGAAGAAGTATTACACAAAATGGCTCACAAAATATTATTACTCAGCAAACTGCATTGACATTAGCCCGCTACTTTATGCTAAGTATCTCCTATAATGTACGTGGTTATTCTGATAAGGTGAAAAACAATGGTGGCTGGTAA
- a CDS encoding CcmD family protein — protein MCKKLIVALVAILASTNLWAQNAGGDIEMADAMRANGMIYVVVAVAAVVMIGLLAFVFATDRKISRVEKELKEK, from the coding sequence ATGTGTAAGAAACTAATAGTTGCATTGGTTGCTATACTGGCATCCACTAATTTATGGGCTCAGAATGCGGGAGGTGATATAGAAATGGCTGATGCCATGCGTGCAAATGGAATGATTTATGTGGTAGTAGCTGTTGCTGCTGTAGTTATGATAGGACTGCTTGCTTTTGTATTTGCTACAGATCGTAAAATCTCCAGAGTAGAAAAAGAATTAAAAGAAAAATAA
- a CDS encoding heme exporter protein CcmB, which yields MIVIREIAYLIRKEVLLEWRQKYALNGMLLYIVSTVLICYLSFSSRNEGISPPTWNALFWIILLFTAVSAVAKSFMQERAGRLLYYYTLASPQAIILSKIIYNTLLMSLIALIGYFVYAMMLGNPVDDKPLFIFTILLGSFGFASTLTMVSGIASKAGNNSVLMAILSFPIILPMLLMLIKVSRNAMDGLDRSVIMDELNTLLALNAIVVALSYMLFPYLWKS from the coding sequence ATGATTGTAATTAGGGAGATTGCTTATCTGATTCGTAAAGAAGTGCTGCTAGAATGGCGGCAAAAGTATGCATTGAATGGCATGCTGTTATATATTGTTAGTACTGTTCTGATTTGTTATCTGAGCTTCAGTTCTCGTAATGAAGGTATAAGTCCTCCTACCTGGAATGCTTTGTTCTGGATTATTTTGCTGTTCACAGCTGTCAGTGCTGTTGCAAAGAGCTTTATGCAAGAACGTGCCGGGCGACTACTTTATTATTATACGTTGGCTAGTCCCCAGGCTATTATTCTTTCCAAGATAATATACAATACCTTGTTAATGAGTTTGATTGCCTTAATTGGATATTTTGTCTATGCTATGATGTTAGGCAATCCGGTTGATGACAAACCCTTATTTATTTTTACTATTCTGCTAGGTAGTTTTGGATTTGCCTCAACATTGACTATGGTATCGGGTATTGCTTCCAAAGCAGGAAATAATAGTGTTCTGATGGCTATACTGAGTTTTCCTATTATACTGCCTATGCTACTGATGCTCATCAAGGTTTCCCGCAATGCAATGGATGGCTTGGATCGATCAGTAATAATGGATGAATTGAACACATTACTGGCACTCAATGCTATTGTAGTAGCTTTGTCCTATATGTTGTTTCCTTATTTGTGGAAGAGTTGA
- a CDS encoding Rossmann-like and DUF2520 domain-containing protein, producing the protein MAKLSFIGAGNVAWHLAQALEDAGHSIRQVYSRDIRHAKELTRNLYDAQAVNTLDFTASDADIFFITIPDDAVERIADSCILPEGAILCHTSGTLPLSTLRPFPDRGVFYPLQTFSKSRHVDVQKVPFCLEASNDRTEEYIVALAQSISKTVYLVSSDERKILHVGAVFACNFSNHLMAVARNIVEREGLEFSLLKPLIEETFTKALAVDNPATVQTGPAIRGDEQTIANHVRYLKDYPLQQRIYRLLTESIQDMSKG; encoded by the coding sequence GTGGCAAAACTCTCCTTTATTGGTGCTGGCAATGTTGCCTGGCATTTAGCACAGGCTCTGGAAGATGCAGGGCACTCCATACGGCAGGTATATAGCCGTGATATACGTCATGCAAAAGAATTGACACGAAATCTATACGATGCGCAGGCTGTAAATACACTTGACTTTACAGCTAGTGATGCAGATATTTTTTTCATTACCATTCCTGATGATGCCGTAGAACGGATTGCTGACAGCTGTATCCTTCCGGAAGGTGCTATCTTGTGTCATACCTCTGGAACATTGCCATTATCTACCTTGCGACCTTTTCCTGATCGGGGAGTTTTTTATCCCTTACAGACATTTAGTAAAAGCAGGCATGTAGATGTTCAGAAGGTACCGTTTTGTTTAGAAGCCAGTAATGATAGAACAGAAGAATACATTGTGGCACTGGCACAAAGCATCAGCAAAACAGTATACCTGGTTAGCTCTGACGAACGGAAGATACTGCATGTTGGAGCTGTATTTGCCTGTAATTTCTCCAATCACCTGATGGCTGTAGCTCGTAATATTGTTGAACGTGAAGGGTTAGAGTTTTCTCTGCTCAAACCCCTTATCGAAGAAACGTTTACAAAAGCATTAGCTGTTGATAATCCTGCTACTGTTCAAACCGGACCTGCCATACGAGGCGACGAACAAACAATTGCTAATCATGTACGCTATCTGAAAGATTACCCGTTACAACAACGAATCTATAGGTTATTGACAGAAAGTATACAGGATATGAGCAAAGGATAG
- a CDS encoding GLPGLI family protein, with amino-acid sequence MKKLVLLFTLLLSVAASAQQEGIVHYTRTTYWTKMINQLTFLSKQEKERNAYMWGGRDDWKEYMVLYFNDKSSKYTYSDEKPAESSGYDWRKEQYVVKRDFEKNTMVDIIEMVGKTYIIEDSLGTQNWKIMNDLKDVAGHICMKAMKEDTVKKQKIVAWFAQDIPSNIGPERSYGLPGMILALDINDGTVTIEASRIENKKLTQELDLPKKMKGTKLTETAYEKMLDKFIKEKIKEERNPYWMIRY; translated from the coding sequence ATGAAGAAATTAGTGCTCTTGTTTACACTGCTTTTATCCGTTGCTGCATCCGCCCAGCAGGAAGGAATCGTACACTATACCCGAACTACCTACTGGACTAAAATGATCAATCAGCTTACATTTCTGAGCAAACAGGAAAAAGAACGGAATGCCTATATGTGGGGCGGGCGCGATGACTGGAAAGAGTATATGGTGTTATACTTTAATGACAAATCAAGCAAGTATACCTATTCGGATGAAAAGCCGGCTGAATCTTCTGGCTATGACTGGCGCAAGGAACAATATGTGGTAAAACGTGATTTTGAGAAGAATACAATGGTAGATATTATTGAGATGGTAGGAAAAACGTATATCATTGAAGACTCGCTTGGTACACAAAACTGGAAGATTATGAATGACCTGAAGGATGTGGCCGGACATATTTGTATGAAGGCAATGAAAGAAGATACAGTGAAGAAGCAAAAGATTGTTGCCTGGTTTGCACAGGATATTCCTTCTAATATTGGTCCGGAACGTTCATATGGGCTCCCCGGAATGATTCTGGCTCTGGATATCAACGATGGGACTGTCACCATTGAAGCTTCCCGTATTGAAAATAAAAAGCTGACTCAGGAACTGGATTTGCCTAAAAAGATGAAAGGAACTAAGTTAACAGAGACTGCGTATGAAAAGATGCTTGATAAGTTCATCAAAGAAAAAATAAAAGAAGAACGTAATCCCTATTGGATGATTAGGTACTAG
- the ccsA gene encoding cytochrome c biogenesis protein CcsA yields the protein MIALFYKSWWKVLTVILLLYTILGGFLMPVPKLPILHETIRNMNFHVALWFAMMIILTFSVVYSIRYLRNPTPQNDDFAVETANVGIVIGMLGITTGSIWARFTWGDWWVQDPKLNGAAVAMLIYLAYLILRGSLPDQQQRARISAIYNIFAYGMLIPLLYILPRLKGVDSLHPGQGGNPGFSAYDLDNNLRKVFYPAVFGWTLLGLWIASLRIRIRMVEHTLSEKMAVNG from the coding sequence ATGATAGCATTATTTTATAAATCATGGTGGAAAGTTCTGACAGTTATTCTGTTGCTTTACACCATTTTAGGTGGCTTTTTAATGCCTGTTCCCAAACTGCCTATCTTGCATGAAACCATCCGCAATATGAACTTTCATGTGGCATTGTGGTTTGCTATGATGATCATCCTTACTTTTTCTGTTGTATACTCCATCCGCTATTTGCGCAACCCTACCCCTCAAAATGATGATTTTGCTGTGGAAACAGCCAATGTTGGGATTGTGATTGGTATGTTGGGAATTACTACAGGAAGTATCTGGGCCCGTTTTACCTGGGGTGACTGGTGGGTACAAGATCCTAAATTAAATGGTGCCGCTGTAGCTATGCTGATTTATTTAGCGTATCTGATTTTGCGGGGATCGTTACCTGACCAGCAGCAACGTGCCAGAATCAGTGCTATCTATAATATCTTTGCTTATGGGATGCTGATTCCTTTATTATATATCCTTCCACGATTAAAAGGAGTTGACTCTCTACATCCGGGACAAGGTGGAAATCCAGGATTCAGCGCTTATGATTTGGACAATAATTTAAGAAAGGTATTTTATCCGGCAGTTTTCGGATGGACTTTGTTAGGATTATGGATTGCTTCACTACGTATCCGCATTCGTATGGTAGAGCATACCCTATCAGAAAAAATGGCTGTTAATGGATAG
- a CDS encoding CoA transferase subunit A, translating into MINKVVANADAAIADIFDGAILMLGGFGLCGIPENCIAALLQKGVKNLTCISNNAGVDDFGIGLMLKQKQVKKMISSYVGENAEFERQLLSGELEVELLPQGTLAERIRAGGAGIPAFFTPAGVGTEVAQGKETREFDGKLYLMERWLRADFSIVKAWKGDTAGNLIYKGTARNFNPMMATAGKITIAEVEELVPAGQLDPNQIHTPGIYVKRIFQGSDYEKRIEQRTVRN; encoded by the coding sequence ATGATTAATAAAGTTGTTGCCAACGCAGATGCTGCCATTGCCGATATTTTTGATGGCGCGATACTTATGCTTGGTGGATTTGGATTATGTGGTATTCCAGAGAACTGCATTGCTGCCCTGCTACAAAAAGGAGTCAAAAATCTGACGTGTATTTCCAACAATGCAGGTGTAGACGATTTCGGGATTGGACTGATGCTCAAACAAAAGCAGGTAAAAAAAATGATTTCGTCTTACGTTGGAGAAAATGCAGAGTTTGAACGTCAGTTGCTTTCCGGTGAACTCGAAGTAGAATTGCTCCCTCAAGGCACTTTAGCAGAGCGTATTCGAGCTGGCGGTGCAGGTATCCCTGCATTTTTTACTCCGGCTGGCGTAGGTACAGAAGTAGCACAAGGAAAAGAAACTAGGGAGTTTGATGGAAAATTATATCTGATGGAACGCTGGCTACGCGCCGATTTTTCCATTGTAAAGGCATGGAAAGGAGATACGGCAGGCAATCTGATTTACAAAGGCACAGCGCGTAACTTTAACCCAATGATGGCAACAGCAGGCAAGATTACCATTGCAGAAGTAGAAGAACTAGTACCAGCGGGTCAACTGGACCCTAACCAGATACATACTCCAGGCATTTATGTAAAGCGGATCTTTCAAGGCTCTGACTACGAAAAACGTATTGAACAACGCACTGTCCGCAACTAA
- a CDS encoding cytochrome c maturation protein CcmE, translated as MKITHIIGIIVIVVAIAVIVSTTKDVSTYVTFKEAADMAASGKSTKVHVVGSLKKDATGNILEMSYQPEIDPNHFTFKLIDRDNKETIVVYDNPKPQDFERSEQVVVIGHMQNNEFIAEKILMKCPSKYQETEIKGTEKAGSQASL; from the coding sequence ATGAAAATTACTCATATTATTGGCATTATTGTTATCGTGGTGGCAATCGCTGTGATTGTGTCAACCACAAAGGATGTAAGTACCTATGTTACCTTCAAAGAGGCTGCTGACATGGCTGCCAGTGGTAAATCTACTAAAGTACATGTGGTGGGATCGCTGAAAAAAGATGCTACCGGCAATATTCTGGAAATGAGTTATCAACCAGAAATCGATCCTAATCACTTTACTTTCAAATTAATCGACAGAGATAACAAAGAAACAATCGTTGTATATGACAATCCCAAACCACAGGACTTTGAACGATCTGAGCAGGTAGTGGTGATTGGACATATGCAGAACAATGAGTTTATTGCAGAGAAAATTCTGATGAAATGTCCTTCCAAGTATCAGGAAACAGAAATTAAGGGAACAGAGAAGGCCGGTTCACAGGCAAGTTTATAA
- a CDS encoding VWA domain-containing protein encodes MTPEWYSLSWFSPETLRSFTWGQKLFLYGLLLIPFLFSIRWLLFVRFRQKLALTMPGKRFYWSLTSLLRFIPDLLVSMVVALIIIALARPQRINQRVELSSMGIDIMLVMDVSRSMLALDFQPNRLEVAKKLAKNFVNNRFQDRIGVVVFAGDAYSLAPLTTDYDLLNHLLGDINQNMIQNPETALGTAIAVTINRMRESNSKSKVAIIISDGESAAGNIDPLTAAKLAKVNQIKLYTILVGREGMVQAVNSEGKIVQQNNTVDETIMREISRIGDGRFYRASNAAALQSIFKQIDAYEKAPITEARYKDTEDFYQIYLRWALVCLVAWIATKCTFMNNILED; translated from the coding sequence TTGACACCTGAATGGTACTCCCTTTCCTGGTTTTCACCCGAGACACTACGTAGTTTTACATGGGGTCAGAAACTCTTTTTGTACGGACTATTGCTTATCCCATTTTTATTTTCAATACGCTGGCTGTTATTTGTTCGTTTTCGGCAGAAGCTGGCGCTTACGATGCCCGGCAAAAGGTTTTACTGGTCATTGACAAGTCTGTTACGATTTATACCAGATCTTCTGGTTTCGATGGTAGTTGCACTGATCATTATAGCATTAGCTCGTCCTCAACGTATCAATCAACGAGTTGAACTCTCCTCTATGGGTATAGATATTATGCTGGTTATGGATGTATCCCGTTCCATGCTGGCTCTTGACTTTCAACCCAACAGACTGGAAGTAGCGAAGAAGCTGGCTAAAAACTTTGTCAATAATCGTTTTCAGGACCGGATTGGCGTGGTAGTATTTGCAGGCGATGCCTATTCATTAGCTCCTTTAACAACAGACTATGATTTACTGAATCACTTGCTCGGAGATATCAATCAAAATATGATTCAGAATCCTGAAACAGCCTTGGGTACAGCTATCGCGGTCACTATTAACCGAATGCGTGAATCGAATTCCAAATCAAAAGTTGCTATTATCATCAGTGATGGTGAAAGTGCGGCGGGTAATATAGATCCTCTTACAGCCGCCAAGTTGGCTAAGGTTAATCAAATTAAACTATATACCATTCTGGTTGGACGTGAAGGTATGGTACAGGCAGTCAATTCTGAAGGCAAAATCGTCCAGCAAAATAATACGGTTGACGAAACCATCATGCGTGAAATATCGCGAATCGGAGATGGACGGTTTTATCGCGCTTCCAATGCAGCTGCTTTACAAAGTATTTTCAAGCAGATCGATGCCTATGAAAAAGCTCCTATTACAGAAGCACGTTACAAAGACACAGAAGACTTTTATCAGATATATCTCCGCTGGGCACTGGTGTGTTTAGTAGCCTGGATAGCAACCAAGTGTACCTTCATGAATAATATTCTGGAAGATTAA
- the ccsA gene encoding cytochrome c biogenesis protein CcsA — protein sequence MIHEGIGNFGHFAVILSFISSLIAAYGYYQMSRKEDILEVNQWRRFSRAVFFTHFGAVVAVVGTLFFIIINHYFEYYYAYDHSSLSMPTKYILACFWEGQEGSFLLWIFWHVLLGLVFIFANRQWEAPAMTVFMLVQAFLASMILGVVIPGLNVKIGSSPFILLRDAMSDAPIFKTQPNFIPEDGSGLNALLQNYWMVIHPPTLFLGYAATLVPFAFAIAGLWYRKYTEWIKPAMPWTLFAVFILGTGIIMGGVWAYETLNFGGYWNWDPVENGVYIPWLTLVAGLHTMLLARKNGTALKASLILVVSTFILVLYATFITRSGILGNASVHSFTDLGLSGQLLIYLLVFTFIAIVLMIREWKRIPSADAELAVYTREFWIFMGITVLGLAAFQVLVPTSIPVWNKIVELFGAVSNVAPPADQIEFYTQFQLWFFIVIAILSAVGQFFWWKRYESAKSLNWLVMPLLIALLLAALIASVAKVAEWQYIILLYAASFSLIVNGRILWMIIRNGYKLSGGAISHMGVALMLIGILFSSGYSKVVSLNMTGLMYSRGEDFTKDDNKENKENTLLWINEPTRMDKYIVTYKGKRAEVKGVPGYVDPKLLGSADVPFRAVATNPIEKEGKVYYQKGDTVRVYPENTYYEVEYRDEEGRVFTLYPRVQKNGEMGGYAISPDIQKEPRRDLYTFVNYDPGMAGEKKEWSKPEEFTAHKGDTLYLNDYVAVLDDVTRVTDIPGIVLTSSDAAVKANIRILGKTQEYIAQPTFVIKDRMVGQMSETINDLGLRVSFLNVNPATGEFTFGVSRTQKDFIILKAIEKPYINILWIGSIVMLIGFVISIFRWKR from the coding sequence ATGATTCACGAAGGTATAGGTAACTTTGGGCATTTTGCCGTTATTCTCTCTTTTATCTCTTCTCTGATTGCGGCATATGGGTATTATCAGATGAGCCGCAAAGAAGATATTCTGGAAGTAAACCAGTGGCGCAGATTTTCTCGCGCCGTTTTTTTTACACACTTTGGTGCGGTAGTAGCTGTAGTGGGTACACTCTTCTTTATCATCATCAATCATTACTTTGAGTACTATTACGCCTATGACCACTCTTCTTTGAGCATGCCTACCAAATATATTCTGGCTTGTTTCTGGGAAGGTCAGGAGGGAAGTTTTCTTCTATGGATATTCTGGCATGTATTGCTTGGGCTGGTATTTATCTTTGCGAATCGTCAGTGGGAGGCACCTGCTATGACAGTATTTATGCTGGTACAGGCATTTTTGGCTTCGATGATTTTAGGTGTGGTAATTCCAGGGCTCAATGTGAAGATTGGATCTTCTCCGTTTATCCTGTTGCGGGATGCTATGAGTGATGCACCTATCTTTAAAACTCAACCTAACTTTATTCCTGAAGATGGAAGCGGACTTAATGCCCTATTGCAGAATTATTGGATGGTAATTCACCCACCTACTTTATTCCTGGGATATGCAGCCACATTAGTACCTTTTGCTTTTGCTATTGCTGGACTATGGTATAGAAAATACACGGAGTGGATTAAACCTGCTATGCCCTGGACCTTGTTTGCCGTATTTATTCTAGGGACAGGAATTATTATGGGAGGTGTATGGGCCTACGAAACACTAAACTTTGGTGGATACTGGAACTGGGACCCTGTAGAGAATGGCGTATATATTCCCTGGCTGACATTAGTAGCTGGTTTGCATACCATGTTACTGGCCCGCAAAAACGGAACAGCGTTAAAAGCTTCGCTAATATTGGTTGTTTCTACTTTTATTCTGGTTCTCTACGCTACTTTTATTACACGTAGTGGTATCTTAGGCAATGCTTCTGTACACTCTTTCACTGATCTTGGATTATCAGGGCAGTTACTGATTTATTTGCTGGTGTTTACATTCATCGCTATTGTTCTGATGATCCGGGAGTGGAAACGTATTCCTTCTGCCGATGCCGAACTGGCTGTATATACCCGTGAGTTCTGGATCTTCATGGGAATTACAGTACTGGGATTGGCTGCATTTCAGGTATTGGTTCCTACTTCTATTCCTGTCTGGAATAAAATCGTTGAATTATTTGGTGCCGTTTCTAATGTCGCTCCTCCTGCTGATCAGATTGAATTTTATACACAGTTTCAACTTTGGTTCTTTATTGTTATTGCTATTCTTTCAGCTGTTGGACAGTTTTTCTGGTGGAAGCGGTATGAGTCAGCTAAGTCGTTGAACTGGTTGGTCATGCCATTATTAATTGCTTTGTTATTAGCTGCATTAATTGCCAGTGTGGCCAAAGTTGCTGAGTGGCAATATATTATCTTGTTATATGCAGCATCTTTCTCTCTTATTGTTAATGGTCGTATTTTATGGATGATCATCCGGAATGGATATAAGCTGTCTGGTGGAGCCATATCTCACATGGGTGTTGCTCTGATGTTGATTGGAATCCTGTTTTCATCCGGTTATTCAAAAGTAGTTTCACTAAATATGACTGGGTTGATGTATTCTCGTGGGGAAGATTTTACAAAAGACGATAATAAAGAAAATAAAGAGAATACATTGCTTTGGATCAACGAACCTACCCGTATGGATAAATATATCGTGACCTATAAGGGTAAGCGGGCTGAAGTAAAAGGTGTTCCCGGGTATGTAGATCCTAAGTTGTTGGGATCTGCTGATGTTCCTTTCAGAGCTGTGGCAACAAATCCTATTGAGAAAGAAGGAAAAGTATATTATCAAAAAGGAGATACAGTACGTGTGTATCCGGAGAATACGTACTATGAAGTAGAATACCGCGATGAAGAGGGACGAGTATTTACCTTGTATCCGCGGGTTCAGAAAAATGGAGAAATGGGTGGATACGCTATTTCTCCGGATATTCAGAAAGAACCTCGTCGCGATCTGTATACATTCGTAAACTATGATCCAGGTATGGCAGGTGAAAAGAAAGAATGGAGTAAACCGGAAGAGTTTACAGCACACAAAGGCGATACGTTGTATTTGAATGATTATGTAGCTGTATTGGACGATGTGACACGTGTCACAGATATACCAGGTATCGTGCTAACTTCTTCCGATGCAGCTGTAAAAGCCAACATTCGCATTTTGGGTAAAACACAGGAATACATTGCACAACCAACCTTTGTTATTAAAGATCGGATGGTTGGACAAATGTCTGAGACAATAAATGACCTGGGTCTGCGTGTTTCTTTCCTAAATGTAAATCCTGCTACAGGAGAGTTTACATTTGGCGTAAGTCGTACACAGAAAGATTTTATTATTCTAAAAGCAATCGAAAAACCCTATATAAATATTCTTTGGATTGGATCTATTGTAATGCTGATAGGGTTTGTAATCTCTATCTTCCGGTGGAAACGATAA